GTTGTCAAGGTTGCCCGATGCCAATGCCAATGGCTCCTACAGTTATAGCTGGGGTAGGTCTATTGACCCGACGACTAACTTATTCGTTGACAATCAGAGAATAGCATCTGCCAACGGAAGCCTGACCAGTAGTGTTGTGTTGTTCAATGGCATGAGGATTAATAACTCCATAAAGCAGAACAGGCTGTCCTATGAGTCGAGCCAGATGGATCTTGCTGCGTCTAAGAACAGTGTGATACTGAATGTAATTACCTTTTACACCAATGTTCTTTTTGCTCGCGAGCTACTGGAAAATGCCCGTACACAGTTAAGCAGCACCGAGCAGCAAGTGGAGCTGACTCAAAAGCAGGTGGATGTAGGTGCCTTGCCTAAGGCTAACCTGCTGGACTTACAGGCCCAAAAGGCCACTAATGAGCTCAATGTGGTAAACAGGGAAAACGACTACCTGATGGCCAAAATTCAGTTGAAACAGGTGCTTCAGCTTCCTCCGGAAAGCGATATTGATATTGTGGTGCCTGAGCTGGATGTGGAGGCTGAGCCGGTAATGGAGCTTTCAGCTATTGAAATATACAATATTGCACTTGGTGCAATGCCTGAAGTTAAGAGTGCAGAGCTAAATACCGAAAGTACTGATATAGGCGTAGATGTAGCCAGGGGAAACCTTTACCCTACATTATCACTACAAGGCGGCTTTACCACCAGGTACTCTGATGCGTCGCAGATACCTACAGCTACAGAGCCGGTGTTTATCAACAACCCTACAAATCCTAACGGCAATCAGGTTCAGTTATACCAGTCAGTTACTTTTTCAAATGGCACTGACTTGCAGACTGTCAATGTACCGGCTTCATCGCCAACCGGATATGAAACCATTGATTTTGACACGCAGATCAATGATAACCTCAGCAAGTATGTGAGCCTTGGTGTTTCCATCCCCATTTTCAATGGCTTTTCGGCCAGGGCGGGCATCCAGAGGGCGAAGATC
This region of Fulvivirga ulvae genomic DNA includes:
- a CDS encoding TolC family protein; the encoded protein is MMKRKAVKVLIVSLLCSFGAFAQDKSEWTLQECIDYALENNLDVKRSVLNVESQDINYSQARLSRLPDANANGSYSYSWGRSIDPTTNLFVDNQRIASANGSLTSSVVLFNGMRINNSIKQNRLSYESSQMDLAASKNSVILNVITFYTNVLFARELLENARTQLSSTEQQVELTQKQVDVGALPKANLLDLQAQKATNELNVVNRENDYLMAKIQLKQVLQLPPESDIDIVVPELDVEAEPVMELSAIEIYNIALGAMPEVKSAELNTESTDIGVDVARGNLYPTLSLQGGFTTRYSDASQIPTATEPVFINNPTNPNGNQVQLYQSVTFSNGTDLQTVNVPASSPTGYETIDFDTQINDNLSKYVSLGVSIPIFNGFSARAGIQRAKITHQQAEINEKDVKYQLWRTIEQSYNDVTAAIKSYNASTTQVQAREESFRVMKQRYDIGAVNFTDYQIAENDLFQAKSDLLRAKYDYIFKLKVLDFYQGKPLDF